From the Papaver somniferum cultivar HN1 chromosome 2, ASM357369v1, whole genome shotgun sequence genome, the window ATCGTTAACTATGTGGTTTGCAGTTATAATGTCAACCATAGAAACTGTATTTGTCAAGTAAGATCAAGATTACAGTCTACCAGGGAAAATCTGGCACGCTAGAGAATGCTGAAAGGTCATGTAAGTGCTAAACATCTGGTACATCATTTAGCTATTAGTTTACAGATTCTGTGGTATCTCATGGAAGAACATGCAAGATACAGAGATATCATCCATTTTAAGATGCGGAAATCGCTTCCATCCAGCAACAGCGGCTTCTACTACTGCTTTGGCCGCTGTTTCTGGCCTTGACGAGGACATGATGGACACAACTTGATCGTTACTTAGCATATCCCACACCTACGATCATAGAACACAAACAATCAATACCTTTAAACAGAAACAGACCACAACAAGAACAAGGAGAGGCTTACCCCATCAGATGCAAGAACAACGAACTTGTCCTTGATGTTTAAATGATGATGTGAGATTTGTGGAGTGGCTATTATTCCATAATCCTTGAGCTCGAAATCTCCAAAAGCTCTTGTCATGGCAAGTCCAGGGTAATCCTCGTTAGGTAACCATACACGTTCAATATGAGCTTCTCTTTGAAGTGCGAATACTCGACCTCTACGGCTCCGTATTCTTTCAGCTTCCTCTATTACACTAGGCTTTAGATCAGTTGTCAGCTGAACAGCCATAAATTCACCATTGTCAGAACTAGTCCCTAATACGGCCCTCGAATCACCAAGATTAGCAATAACAAGATCTTCACCCTGTTTCATAATTCATAAGTTAGTCCAAGCACAAAAACAATTTACAAAATTATGATTCTGAAACAAGAATTGCAGCCAATTACCTGTTTTATGACGGTAACAGAAGTAGTTCCACTGCAAGAAAAATCCAAGTTCTCTCGACGACTTTTAAGTTCATCGTCCATCACTTGGTAAGCACCAACACAAGCTTTACTCCACTCCTCGACATAATCATTCCCATCAGTCGACGAAGAAATCGATTTCTTTTGGTCTAACAATAAACTGGGCAACAATTCTCTGACTAATATACTCGCGACATGACCATTCATTCCATGTTCGTCAAATACTCCACATAAAGCTCCATCATTCATAGCAAAACCCTTCAAAATACACACAGACACAAAGCATTAACAAAATGTCCAAACCATAATTTAACTCACAGCAAAAAGTGCATCAGAAAATGGCTATGTGCTTCAATGAAATTCACTATGTACCTGTTGAAGTATGGAAGAATCTTGGTTTGTTGCTTTATCACCTTTCTGCGAATAAACAGAACCAATCAAACTTGGGGTTCTGTCAGACCTGGAATCTATAATAACTGCATTTTCATATGTATCATGGATAATGCTTTCGTCAGGATTACTATAAGATGCACAAGACATACAGATTCCCATGGTGCTCTGCTCGAATATACTTTTTCGTCGCTTAATGtttgaaaattgattgattttggattcttttcttcttcttctctttgttgAATTTATAACAAAAAATCGGTAGAAAATGAGAAGATGTCGTATGTGTCTATAGTTTGATATTCTTATAGTCAGGTGCAGAAATGTTCTTTGTAGTGTGTTGAAAATGTACTCTTCTCAACAAATTTAGAAATCTCTTTATTTGGTTTAGTATAAAATTTGGATTACCTCAAAAGTTCCTTGACAAATTGCAAATGAGGTGTACAGATGAAAATTTCTTTTTTTGAGTATTTTTACACCATCATGGTCCATGGAAGAAAAAGTTGTATGTCAAATTGTTTGAAAACAATTTGTAAAGTTGGCATTGGCCATTTCCCTATCAATCTATTGGGTTTAAATGTGGAGAATATAATTCTTTTAACAGGAATGAGAAGAATAACTTGCACAAGTTTGAATATTCAAATAAGCAAGCGTGGGAAGCAGTCGTCATCTGACAAAGTATCTACTATAGTTTAATGCGATTTCCGGGACACACAAGCGTGACATTTAAACACAACGTAGAAATACATGTTGCCAATTATCAATGAGAAAATGCGAAAAGCTGAATCATGAGCAGTTTTTTCTAGCTTTGGGGTACACAATGATTTGTTTCAAAC encodes:
- the LOC113347917 gene encoding probable protein phosphatase 2C 72; amino-acid sequence: MGICMSCASYSNPDESIIHDTYENAVIIDSRSDRTPSLIGSVYSQKGDKATNQDSSILQQGFAMNDGALCGVFDEHGMNGHVASILVRELLPSLLLDQKKSISSSTDGNDYVEEWSKACVGAYQVMDDELKSRRENLDFSCSGTTSVTVIKQGEDLVIANLGDSRAVLGTSSDNGEFMAVQLTTDLKPSVIEEAERIRSRRGRVFALQREAHIERVWLPNEDYPGLAMTRAFGDFELKDYGIIATPQISHHHLNIKDKFVVLASDGVWDMLSNDQVVSIMSSSRPETAAKAVVEAAVAGWKRFPHLKMDDISVSCMFFHEIPQNL